A genomic segment from Vagococcus zengguangii encodes:
- a CDS encoding nucleoid-associated protein: MKIENAILHMLDFENSSTVLSQGELAVNEPVIQQYLDKLVSKFLDGDLKTGELPGDNEIVQSVRNTEQSFIEMSQTLANAYFDGLKTAEEVSNGDLLVVAGLGNDEEPFMGMFKLNYKPAYTHFVDYVDDQMVNNIIMNKAILPSMSQRVDEGIVIALETLNYQSIEKKYKLDGRKVNYLSDCLFEVQSKPSAIDNIKIVKKAVKSVADKYNVETYESLANVQQAIYESIEEDGVISNERIAEAVFENNHQAKQEYKEYIEKTNFYEDVPTNVPKLEKKFSKQKLKLANGIELFVPIEIYQDKEVIEFINNPDGTISVMIKNVEEIMNKF; encoded by the coding sequence ATGAAAATAGAAAATGCTATTTTACATATGTTAGATTTTGAAAATAGTTCAACCGTTTTGTCACAAGGCGAGCTAGCTGTCAATGAACCAGTGATTCAACAATATTTAGATAAATTGGTCTCAAAATTTTTAGATGGTGATTTGAAAACAGGAGAGCTACCAGGTGATAATGAAATAGTTCAAAGTGTGAGAAATACTGAGCAGAGCTTTATCGAGATGAGCCAAACGTTAGCGAACGCTTATTTTGATGGCTTAAAAACAGCTGAAGAAGTTAGTAATGGCGACTTGTTAGTTGTGGCGGGATTAGGTAACGATGAAGAACCATTCATGGGGATGTTTAAGCTGAATTATAAGCCAGCATATACGCATTTTGTTGATTATGTTGATGATCAGATGGTCAATAATATTATTATGAACAAAGCGATTTTACCAAGTATGAGTCAACGTGTAGATGAGGGGATTGTGATTGCCTTAGAAACGTTAAATTACCAATCAATTGAGAAGAAATATAAGCTAGATGGTCGCAAAGTGAATTATTTGAGTGATTGTTTATTCGAAGTTCAATCCAAACCAAGTGCGATTGACAACATTAAAATTGTCAAAAAAGCGGTAAAATCTGTAGCGGATAAATATAACGTCGAAACCTACGAAAGTTTAGCCAACGTTCAACAAGCGATTTATGAAAGTATCGAAGAAGACGGTGTGATTAGTAACGAACGGATTGCCGAAGCGGTCTTTGAAAATAATCATCAAGCGAAGCAAGAATACAAAGAATACATCGAAAAAACTAATTTCTACGAAGATGTCCCAACCAATGTCCCGAAACTTGAGAAAAAATTTAGTAAGCAAAAGTTGAAACTTGCCAATGGGATTGAGTTATTTGTGCCGATTGAAATATACCAAGATAAAGAAGTCATCGAATTTATTAATAATCCAGATGGTACGATTTCGGTGATGATTAAAAATGTCGAGGAGATTATGAATAAGTTTTAA
- the uvrB gene encoding excinuclease ABC subunit UvrB: MIERQTDIDFDLVSKYQPNGDQPAAISRLVDNLNHHVKEQILLGATGTGKTFTISNVIKEVKKPTLVIAHNKTLAGQLYSELKEFFPNNAVEYFVSYYDYYQPEAYVPSSDTYIEKDSSVNDEIDKLRHSATSSLLERNDVIVVASVSCIYGLGDPNEYRKKVLSLRVGAEMEHSELLRRLVAIQFERNDIDFQRGRFRVRGDVVEIFPASRDERALRIEFFGDEIERIREVDALTGEIISDREHVAVFPATHFVTDENDMEESIKKIEAELEERLAVLRKEEKLLEAQRLEQRTNYDIEMIREMGYCSGIENYSRHMDGRKEGEPPYTLIDFFPDDFLIVADESHVSLPQIRGMYNGDRARKQMLVDYGFRLPSALDNRPLRLEEFEERVNEIIYVSATPGPYEMERTDHVIEQIIRPTGLLDPVIEVRPIMGQIDDLVGEINERIEKNERVFITTLTKKMSEDLTDYLKELGIKVKYLHSDIKTLERTEIIRDLRLGEFDVLVGINLLREGLDVPEVSLVAILDADKEGFLRSERSLIQTIGRAARNSEGKVIMYADKVTDSMQKAIDETARRRGIQMAYNEEHGIVPKTIIKEIRDLISITKAAEDVETVDAVNSYQALSKQEKREVILKLEKEMRDAAKALDFERAATLRDTVLELKGDL; encoded by the coding sequence ATGATAGAGCGACAAACTGATATCGATTTTGATTTAGTGTCAAAATATCAGCCTAATGGGGATCAGCCGGCAGCGATTAGTCGTTTAGTTGATAACCTTAATCACCATGTAAAAGAACAAATTTTACTTGGCGCAACAGGGACTGGTAAGACCTTTACAATTTCTAATGTAATCAAAGAAGTGAAGAAACCGACCTTGGTAATTGCGCATAATAAAACATTAGCAGGGCAGTTATATAGTGAATTAAAAGAATTTTTCCCAAATAATGCGGTCGAATATTTTGTTAGTTATTATGATTACTATCAACCAGAAGCGTATGTGCCTTCTAGTGACACGTATATTGAGAAAGATTCAAGCGTCAATGATGAGATTGATAAATTGCGACATTCAGCGACAAGTTCATTGTTAGAACGTAACGATGTAATTGTGGTGGCGTCTGTTTCCTGTATTTATGGGTTAGGGGATCCAAATGAATATCGTAAAAAAGTGTTATCTTTACGTGTCGGAGCCGAGATGGAACATAGTGAATTGTTACGTCGATTAGTGGCCATACAATTTGAACGTAATGATATTGATTTCCAACGAGGTCGCTTCCGTGTACGAGGCGATGTCGTCGAAATTTTCCCAGCATCACGTGACGAACGCGCGTTAAGAATTGAATTTTTCGGCGATGAAATTGAGCGGATTCGTGAAGTCGATGCCTTAACGGGTGAAATCATTTCCGACCGTGAGCATGTTGCTGTTTTCCCGGCAACCCACTTTGTGACCGATGAAAATGACATGGAAGAGTCTATCAAGAAGATTGAAGCTGAGTTAGAAGAGCGCTTAGCTGTACTGCGTAAAGAAGAGAAATTATTGGAAGCCCAACGTTTAGAACAACGGACGAACTACGACATCGAAATGATTCGTGAGATGGGATACTGTTCAGGGATTGAAAACTATTCACGTCATATGGACGGTCGTAAAGAAGGTGAACCACCGTATACGCTAATCGATTTCTTCCCTGATGATTTCTTAATTGTGGCGGATGAATCACATGTGTCGCTACCACAGATTCGCGGGATGTATAACGGTGACCGTGCGCGTAAACAAATGTTAGTCGATTATGGCTTCCGTTTACCAAGTGCCTTAGATAATCGTCCACTGCGTTTGGAAGAATTTGAAGAGCGTGTTAATGAAATTATTTATGTTTCAGCCACACCTGGGCCGTATGAAATGGAACGTACTGATCATGTAATTGAACAAATTATTCGTCCAACAGGTTTGTTAGATCCCGTCATTGAAGTTCGTCCAATTATGGGACAAATTGATGATTTAGTTGGTGAAATCAATGAACGCATTGAGAAGAATGAACGGGTATTTATCACGACGTTAACGAAAAAAATGTCAGAAGATTTAACCGATTATTTGAAAGAATTAGGTATCAAAGTAAAATACTTACATAGTGATATCAAGACACTCGAGCGGACCGAAATTATTCGTGATTTGCGCTTAGGTGAATTTGATGTTTTAGTTGGGATAAACTTGCTGCGTGAAGGGCTAGATGTGCCGGAAGTATCATTAGTCGCGATTTTAGATGCCGATAAAGAAGGTTTCTTGCGAAGTGAACGTTCGTTAATTCAAACAATTGGTCGGGCAGCGCGTAACTCAGAAGGTAAAGTGATTATGTACGCTGATAAAGTAACCGATTCTATGCAAAAAGCAATCGATGAAACAGCTCGTCGTCGTGGAATCCAAATGGCCTACAATGAAGAACACGGAATTGTACCGAAGACGATTATTAAAGAAATTCGTGATTTAATTAGTATCACGAAAGCCGCCGAAGATGTCGAAACTGTCGATGCGGTTAACTCATATCAAGCGTTAAGCAAACAAGAAAAACGTGAAGTCATTCTAAAACTTGAAAAAGAAATGCGCGATGCCGCTAAAGCATTAGACTTTGAACGGGCAGCCACTTTACGTGATACTGTTTTAGAATTAAAAGGTGATTTATAG
- the uvrA gene encoding excinuclease ABC subunit UvrA, with amino-acid sequence MANDKLIIRGARAHNLKNIDVTIPRDQLVVVTGLSGSGKSSLAFDTIYAEGQRRYVESLSSYARQFLGQMDKPDVDSIDGLSPAISIDQKTTSKNPRSTVGTVTEINDYLRLLYARVGVPICPNDGTAIESQSVEQMVDRVLALEERSKVQILAPIVVGKKGQHKKVFEKVKKEGYVRVRVDGEMYDISELPELDKNKKHNIEIVVDRIVVKEGIRSRLFDSFEAALRLAEGYAIADVMGVEEILFSEHYACPYCGFTVGEVEPRLFSFNAPFGACHVCDGLGVKVEVDPDLVVPDPTKTLAEGALIPWNPISSNYYPTLLTQACATFGIPIDVPFEELTQEQQHIIFYGSGEREFHFHYQNDFGGVRDVDMVFEGVLTNIERRFRESSSDYTREQMRLYMTELPCQACHGYRLNAQALSVKVGGKHIGELSSLAINDSLAFINSIELSEKNQVIARPIFKELNDRLTFLKNVGLDYLNLSRASGTLSGGEAQRIRLATQIGSNLSGVLYILDEPSIGLHQRDNDRLIDSLRKMRDLGNTLIVVEHDEDTMRAADYLIDIGPGAGEAGGQIVAAGTPTEVMNNPASLTGQYLSGQRAIAVPKERRQGNGNVVTVRGATENNLKNITVDFPMGKFIAVTGVSGSGKSTLVNSILKKSLAQKINRNTDKPGKHKKITGYEPIERLVDIDQSPIGRTPRSNPATYTSVFDDIRELFTKTNEAKIRGYKKGRFSFNVKGGRCEACKGDGIIKIEMHFLPDVYVPCEICHGHRYNSETLEVHYKGKNIAQVLEMRVEEALDFFQSIPKIKRKLQTIVDVGLGYVTLGQSATTLSGGEAQRMKLASELHKRQTGASFYILDEPTTGLHSEDIRRLLVVLQRLVDAGNTVLVIEHNLDVIKTADHVIDLGPEGGAGGGMIIAEGTPEEIVKVEESYTGYYLKKVLK; translated from the coding sequence GTGGCAAATGACAAACTGATTATTCGTGGGGCAAGAGCCCATAATTTAAAAAATATTGATGTAACCATTCCGCGTGACCAATTAGTCGTTGTAACCGGACTTTCTGGTTCGGGAAAAAGTTCGCTGGCATTTGACACGATTTACGCAGAAGGACAACGTCGCTATGTGGAGAGTTTATCTTCTTATGCACGTCAATTTTTAGGACAAATGGATAAACCTGATGTTGACAGTATTGACGGTCTTAGTCCAGCTATTTCGATTGATCAGAAAACAACGAGTAAAAATCCGCGTTCGACTGTTGGTACCGTAACAGAAATCAACGACTATTTACGTTTATTATATGCGCGTGTCGGCGTACCGATTTGTCCGAACGATGGTACAGCGATTGAAAGCCAATCGGTTGAACAAATGGTGGACCGCGTGCTAGCGCTTGAAGAACGTAGTAAGGTCCAAATTCTAGCGCCAATAGTGGTTGGTAAAAAAGGCCAACACAAAAAAGTCTTTGAAAAAGTTAAAAAAGAAGGGTACGTTCGTGTTCGTGTTGACGGTGAGATGTATGATATTAGCGAATTGCCTGAATTAGATAAAAATAAAAAACATAATATTGAGATTGTAGTTGACCGAATCGTTGTCAAAGAAGGCATTCGTTCGCGTTTATTCGATTCATTTGAAGCAGCCTTACGTTTAGCGGAAGGCTATGCGATTGCTGACGTGATGGGCGTTGAGGAAATCTTGTTCAGCGAACACTACGCTTGCCCATATTGTGGATTTACAGTGGGAGAAGTGGAGCCACGTCTGTTCTCATTCAATGCGCCATTTGGAGCATGTCATGTCTGTGATGGGTTGGGTGTGAAAGTGGAGGTTGACCCGGACTTAGTCGTACCAGATCCAACCAAAACGTTAGCAGAAGGCGCGTTAATTCCATGGAATCCGATTAGTTCTAATTATTACCCAACTTTATTAACACAAGCGTGCGCAACATTTGGTATTCCGATAGATGTTCCTTTTGAGGAGTTAACTCAAGAACAACAGCATATTATTTTCTATGGGTCAGGTGAGCGTGAGTTCCACTTCCATTATCAAAATGATTTTGGTGGTGTTCGTGATGTGGATATGGTATTTGAAGGTGTATTAACTAATATCGAACGTCGTTTTCGTGAGTCATCCAGTGATTACACGCGTGAGCAAATGCGTTTATATATGACGGAACTCCCTTGTCAAGCGTGTCATGGCTATCGTTTAAACGCACAAGCTTTATCGGTTAAAGTTGGTGGCAAACATATTGGTGAGTTAAGCAGTTTAGCTATCAATGATTCATTAGCATTCATCAATTCGATTGAATTATCAGAGAAAAACCAAGTGATTGCGCGTCCGATTTTTAAAGAATTAAATGATCGTTTAACTTTCTTGAAAAACGTTGGCTTGGATTATTTGAATTTAAGTCGCGCATCAGGCACCTTGTCAGGTGGCGAAGCACAACGTATTCGTTTAGCGACGCAAATTGGTTCTAATTTATCTGGTGTTTTATATATTTTGGATGAGCCTTCGATTGGTTTACATCAACGAGACAATGATCGTTTAATTGATTCGCTACGTAAAATGCGTGATTTAGGTAATACACTAATTGTCGTGGAACATGATGAAGATACGATGAGGGCAGCTGATTATTTAATTGACATCGGGCCAGGTGCAGGTGAAGCAGGTGGTCAAATTGTCGCTGCGGGTACGCCGACCGAGGTTATGAATAATCCTGCGTCATTAACTGGTCAATATTTATCAGGGCAACGTGCGATTGCCGTTCCCAAAGAACGTCGTCAAGGAAATGGCAACGTGGTAACGGTCCGTGGTGCGACTGAAAACAATTTGAAAAATATTACGGTCGATTTTCCAATGGGTAAATTTATCGCGGTAACTGGTGTCTCAGGTTCAGGTAAGAGTACGTTAGTTAACAGTATCTTGAAGAAGAGTTTAGCGCAAAAAATTAATCGTAATACGGACAAACCTGGTAAACACAAAAAAATAACGGGTTATGAGCCAATTGAACGACTGGTAGATATCGACCAAAGTCCAATTGGTAGAACGCCACGAAGTAATCCAGCTACTTATACCAGTGTCTTTGATGATATTCGTGAGTTATTTACTAAGACTAACGAAGCGAAAATACGTGGGTACAAGAAAGGTCGCTTTAGCTTTAACGTTAAAGGTGGACGCTGTGAAGCCTGTAAAGGTGATGGTATTATCAAAATCGAGATGCACTTCTTACCAGATGTTTATGTACCATGTGAAATTTGTCATGGCCATCGTTATAATTCTGAAACGTTAGAAGTTCATTATAAAGGGAAAAACATTGCGCAAGTTCTAGAGATGCGTGTCGAAGAAGCGTTGGACTTTTTCCAATCGATTCCCAAAATCAAACGTAAATTACAAACGATTGTTGATGTTGGGCTAGGATATGTGACATTAGGGCAATCAGCGACCACTCTTTCAGGTGGGGAAGCGCAACGAATGAAATTGGCGAGCGAGTTGCACAAACGTCAAACTGGTGCAAGTTTCTATATCTTAGATGAACCAACGACTGGCTTGCATTCAGAAGATATTCGACGTTTACTGGTAGTGTTACAACGTCTAGTCGATGCTGGCAATACCGTCTTAGTCATTGAGCATAATCTTGATGTGATTAAGACTGCTGACCATGTGATTGATTTAGGGCCAGAAGGTGGAGCAGGCGGTGGTATGATTATTGCTGAAGGAACGCCAGAAGAGATAGTCAAAGTGGAAGAAAGTTATACAGGCTATTACTTGAAAAAAGTGTTGAAATAA
- the rapZ gene encoding RNase adapter RapZ: protein MVDSLKLVVITGMSGAGKTVAMQSFEDMNYFCIDNLPPGLLPKFWELIKENGKVTKLALVIDLRSRNFFEELQQVLVQMEDTQMIETSIVFLDASDEELVSRYKETRRTHPLAMDGLVTEGIRKERALLEEIKAEAMVIDTTTLSPRQLRDRIMSEFKGDNTHTFRVEMVSFGFKYGLPIDADIAMDVRFLPNPHYIEELRPMTGMDQPVYDYVMSFEETENFYQQFKELVLSILPGYKKEGKTSLTIAIGCTGGQHRSVALTERLAKDIKETELYPVNITHRDKGKRKESVNRS from the coding sequence ATGGTAGATAGTTTAAAATTAGTGGTCATCACTGGGATGAGTGGGGCAGGAAAAACCGTAGCAATGCAAAGCTTTGAAGACATGAATTATTTCTGTATTGATAATTTACCACCAGGCTTATTACCGAAGTTTTGGGAATTAATTAAAGAAAATGGTAAAGTAACTAAATTAGCGTTAGTCATTGACTTGCGTTCTCGTAACTTCTTTGAAGAATTACAGCAAGTGTTAGTTCAAATGGAAGACACACAAATGATTGAAACAAGCATTGTCTTTTTAGATGCGTCTGATGAAGAATTGGTATCTCGTTATAAAGAAACGCGTCGTACGCATCCATTAGCGATGGACGGTCTAGTAACAGAAGGAATTCGCAAAGAGCGCGCTCTTTTAGAAGAGATTAAAGCGGAAGCAATGGTTATTGATACAACGACTTTAAGTCCACGTCAATTACGTGATCGTATCATGTCGGAATTTAAAGGTGATAATACGCATACTTTCCGAGTTGAGATGGTGTCGTTTGGTTTTAAATACGGCTTGCCAATTGATGCTGATATTGCAATGGATGTGCGTTTCTTACCAAACCCACATTACATTGAAGAATTGCGTCCGATGACAGGAATGGATCAACCAGTTTATGATTATGTGATGAGTTTTGAAGAAACTGAAAATTTTTATCAACAGTTTAAAGAGTTGGTTCTGTCAATTTTACCTGGCTATAAGAAAGAAGGTAAAACGAGCTTAACAATTGCGATTGGTTGTACAGGTGGCCAACACCGTTCGGTAGCTTTAACTGAGCGCTTAGCCAAAGATATTAAAGAAACGGAGCTTTATCCGGTCAATATTACTCACCGTGATAAAGGTAAACGCAAAGAGTCGGTGAACCGTTCATGA
- a CDS encoding gluconeogenesis factor YvcK family protein: MRTYRINKPKIVVIGGGTGLPVILRGLKNQGADITAIVTVADDGGSSGSLRDTIKMAPPGDLRNVLVSLSEMPKLYEDLFQYRFKKEDDFLANHSVGNLIIAALSEMRGSMYEAVRLLGKIMQVDGNVYPVSEKSLTLHAEFDDGTCVEGESSIAKHRGNIERVYVKNAYDEEQPQAARKVVQAILNADMIVLGPGSLFTSILPNLMVKEVGEALKQTKAEIVYICNIMTQKGETEHFSDANHVQVLHKHLGHKFIDTVIVNIQTVPENYIDNEKYDEYLVQVTHDFKALREEGCRVISADLLKLENASVFHDSDKVVTELFTILYDRKQK, from the coding sequence ATGAGAACTTATCGAATCAATAAGCCCAAAATTGTAGTGATTGGTGGCGGAACAGGTTTACCTGTTATTTTACGTGGTTTAAAAAACCAAGGAGCTGATATTACCGCTATCGTAACGGTCGCTGATGATGGCGGCAGTAGCGGTTCCTTACGCGACACGATTAAAATGGCACCACCCGGGGATTTACGCAACGTACTAGTATCGCTATCTGAAATGCCCAAACTTTATGAAGATTTGTTCCAATATCGTTTTAAAAAAGAAGATGATTTTCTAGCCAATCATTCGGTCGGTAATTTGATTATTGCCGCCTTATCAGAAATGCGTGGTAGCATGTATGAAGCAGTTCGGCTGTTAGGCAAAATAATGCAAGTGGATGGCAATGTTTATCCAGTTTCGGAAAAATCATTAACGTTACATGCCGAGTTCGATGACGGGACGTGTGTTGAAGGTGAATCGAGCATCGCGAAGCATCGTGGAAATATTGAACGTGTCTATGTGAAGAACGCCTATGACGAAGAACAACCACAGGCGGCTAGAAAGGTCGTACAAGCGATTTTGAATGCTGATATGATTGTGCTTGGACCTGGAAGCTTATTCACAAGCATTTTGCCTAATTTGATGGTCAAAGAAGTCGGTGAGGCACTAAAACAAACAAAAGCTGAAATTGTTTATATTTGTAATATTATGACCCAAAAAGGTGAGACGGAACATTTCTCAGATGCTAACCATGTTCAAGTGTTGCATAAACATTTAGGTCATAAATTTATCGACACTGTGATTGTTAATATTCAGACTGTGCCTGAAAATTATATTGATAATGAAAAGTATGATGAGTATCTAGTTCAGGTGACGCACGATTTTAAAGCTTTAAGAGAAGAAGGATGTCGCGTGATTTCAGCCGATTTATTAAAACTAGAAAATGCCAGTGTTTTCCATGACTCGGATAAAGTTGTGACAGAATTATTTACGATTTTATATGATCGTAAGCAAAAATAA
- the whiA gene encoding DNA-binding protein WhiA produces MSFASDVKKELTTLDVHRESAKAELAALIRMNGAVSIANRHFVLNVQTENAAISRRIYTLLRDHYDVQAEFIVRRKMKLKKNNIYIVRLKQDTQAVLMDLDIFDDYGLSDQISEMIIGNNERMKAYLRGGFLAGGSVNNPETSRYHLEIYSLYENHSRELQEMMSYFNLNAKTLSRRNGYITYLKGAEDISDFLTLIGATTSMLKFEDVRIVRDMRNSVNRLVNCETANMSKTIDAATKQIEAIEYIEAQVGLETLNHKLREVAELRILHPEISLKELGEIAPSGPISKSGVNHRIRKILEYADKLREGFI; encoded by the coding sequence ATGTCTTTTGCCTCAGATGTAAAAAAAGAATTGACGACGTTGGACGTTCATCGAGAATCAGCCAAGGCTGAACTTGCTGCATTAATTCGGATGAATGGGGCGGTTTCTATCGCTAATCGTCATTTCGTCTTAAATGTTCAAACCGAAAATGCAGCGATTTCAAGACGAATCTATACGTTACTCCGCGATCACTATGATGTCCAAGCTGAGTTTATTGTACGCCGTAAGATGAAATTGAAGAAGAACAACATCTACATTGTTCGTTTAAAGCAAGATACACAGGCGGTTTTAATGGATTTGGATATTTTTGATGACTACGGTTTATCCGATCAAATTTCTGAGATGATTATCGGAAATAACGAACGGATGAAAGCTTACTTACGCGGTGGTTTCTTAGCGGGTGGTTCGGTTAATAATCCTGAAACAAGTCGTTATCATTTAGAAATCTACTCGCTGTATGAAAATCATAGTCGAGAGTTGCAAGAGATGATGAGCTATTTTAATTTAAATGCAAAAACGTTAAGTCGTCGTAATGGTTATATTACTTATTTAAAAGGTGCTGAAGATATTTCGGATTTTTTAACCTTGATTGGTGCGACAACGAGTATGTTGAAATTTGAAGATGTTCGGATTGTGAGAGATATGCGTAATTCGGTAAATCGTCTGGTTAACTGTGAGACAGCTAATATGTCTAAAACCATTGATGCTGCAACCAAACAAATTGAAGCCATTGAATATATTGAGGCACAAGTTGGTCTAGAAACACTTAATCATAAGTTAAGAGAAGTGGCAGAATTGCGTATATTGCACCCGGAGATTAGTTTGAAAGAACTCGGTGAAATTGCACCATCTGGTCCGATTTCGAAATCAGGCGTTAACCATCGCATTCGTAAAATTCTAGAATATGCTGATAAATTACGTGAAGGATTCATATGA
- the clpP gene encoding ATP-dependent Clp endopeptidase proteolytic subunit ClpP: protein MNLIPTVIEQSSRGERAYDIYSRLLKDRIIMLSGPIDDNVANSVIAQLLFLDAQDSEKDIYLYINSPGGSVSAGLAIFDTMNFVKADVQTIVLGMAASMGSFLLAAGAKGKRYALPNAEIMIHQPLGGAQGQATEIEIAARHILNTRERLNRILSERTGQPIEIIEKDTDRDNFMSAEQAKEYGLVDEIMESSKNLKA from the coding sequence ATGAACTTAATTCCAACAGTCATTGAACAATCATCACGAGGTGAAAGAGCCTACGATATTTATTCGCGTTTATTAAAAGACCGCATCATTATGTTAAGTGGCCCGATTGATGATAACGTGGCAAACTCTGTGATTGCGCAATTATTATTTTTAGACGCACAAGATTCAGAAAAAGATATCTATTTATACATCAACTCACCAGGGGGGAGTGTTTCAGCTGGTTTAGCAATTTTTGATACAATGAACTTTGTTAAAGCGGATGTCCAAACCATCGTATTAGGGATGGCAGCCTCAATGGGTAGTTTCTTATTAGCAGCCGGAGCTAAAGGTAAACGTTATGCGTTACCAAATGCTGAAATTATGATTCACCAACCACTTGGCGGTGCACAAGGTCAAGCAACTGAAATCGAAATCGCAGCTCGTCATATTTTAAATACGCGTGAACGCTTAAACCGTATTTTATCAGAACGTACGGGACAACCAATTGAAATTATCGAAAAAGATACAGATCGCGATAACTTCATGTCAGCAGAACAAGCAAAAGAATATGGTTTAGTCGATGAAATTATGGAAAGTAGCAAAAATCTAAAAGCATAG
- a CDS encoding thioredoxin domain-containing protein — MENIQPALTNEIGIRLGNSDAPVVVKEYVNLRCPFCLKWFEDSKETYAQLIAEGKVQRIIKLFNKEKFGLHYANAMHDFVPKNGTYEETIEVLDAIYHSQQEWGPMDREVSLGDVCDYAENRLGLVKDADEAMQAAILEETTAAGIRFIPTMIIGEHVFDQKISQEEFVELINKAL; from the coding sequence GTGGAGAACATTCAACCAGCATTAACCAATGAAATCGGTATTCGTTTAGGTAATTCCGATGCGCCTGTTGTCGTCAAAGAGTATGTGAATCTACGTTGTCCATTTTGTTTGAAATGGTTTGAAGATTCTAAAGAAACCTATGCACAATTGATTGCTGAGGGAAAAGTCCAACGCATTATCAAATTATTTAATAAAGAAAAATTTGGTTTACATTATGCAAATGCTATGCATGATTTTGTACCAAAGAATGGTACTTACGAAGAAACAATCGAGGTTTTAGATGCCATTTATCATTCACAACAAGAATGGGGACCAATGGATCGAGAAGTCAGTCTAGGGGACGTTTGTGATTATGCTGAAAATCGTTTAGGATTAGTGAAGGATGCTGACGAAGCGATGCAAGCAGCAATTCTAGAAGAAACTACAGCAGCCGGAATACGTTTTATTCCAACGATGATTATTGGTGAACATGTATTTGATCAAAAAATCTCTCAAGAAGAATTTGTAGAATTGATTAACAAAGCGTTATAA
- the secG gene encoding preprotein translocase subunit SecG codes for MYNFLVGVMIVLSILIIIAVMMQPSKQNSAASAFTGGADQLFGKQKARGFEAVMQKFTAVVAVLWMVVAVALAFIA; via the coding sequence ATGTATAATTTTTTAGTCGGTGTTATGATTGTATTATCAATTTTAATAATCATCGCGGTAATGATGCAACCAAGTAAACAAAACAGTGCAGCTAGTGCATTTACTGGTGGAGCTGATCAGTTATTTGGAAAGCAAAAAGCTCGTGGGTTTGAAGCAGTCATGCAAAAATTTACAGCAGTTGTTGCCGTTTTATGGATGGTTGTTGCGGTTGCTTTAGCATTCATAGCCTAA
- a CDS encoding alpha/beta hydrolase, translating into MSYNENNEPLYFEGNQRGVILLHAYTGSPNDVRSLGRSLNAAGYSVCLPTFSGHATEQPENILAQGPEIWAQDVKKSLDFMKAKGIKQIAIFGLSLGGVYATVSLAKYPEILIGGGAFCSPLTPTTKNNISPVFLNYAKTLIQKHSQSDLEVRRRMENIEYQLTKQLKEINELQAEVTYSLAEIIQPYFFAQGDLDQLVDPAAIATTVSLFTATQPQVHHYPKSGHVVTVGPEKLQFQEDVLAFVNSLDWTRSE; encoded by the coding sequence ATGAGTTATAATGAAAACAACGAACCGCTTTATTTTGAAGGGAATCAACGTGGTGTTATTTTGTTACACGCCTACACTGGCAGTCCGAATGATGTCCGTTCCCTAGGGAGAAGTTTAAATGCGGCGGGGTATTCAGTTTGTTTACCAACTTTTTCAGGTCATGCAACGGAACAACCTGAAAACATCTTAGCTCAAGGTCCAGAGATTTGGGCTCAAGATGTTAAAAAGAGTCTTGATTTTATGAAAGCAAAAGGGATTAAACAAATCGCTATATTCGGGTTATCGTTAGGTGGCGTTTATGCAACGGTCAGCTTAGCAAAGTATCCTGAGATTTTAATCGGTGGTGGGGCATTTTGCTCACCTCTAACTCCAACGACCAAGAATAACATTTCTCCAGTATTTTTAAACTATGCTAAAACATTGATTCAAAAACATAGTCAATCTGATTTAGAAGTTAGAAGACGCATGGAGAACATTGAGTATCAATTAACCAAACAATTAAAAGAAATCAACGAATTACAAGCAGAAGTAACTTATAGTCTAGCTGAAATTATCCAGCCGTACTTCTTCGCACAGGGGGACTTAGATCAATTAGTAGACCCGGCGGCTATTGCAACCACGGTGTCGTTATTTACCGCAACGCAGCCACAAGTCCATCATTATCCAAAAAGTGGCCATGTGGTAACGGTCGGGCCTGAGAAACTTCAATTTCAAGAAGATGTGTTAGCCTTTGTCAATTCGTTAGATTGGACTAGGAGTGAATAA